One window of Gemmatimonadaceae bacterium genomic DNA carries:
- a CDS encoding MFS transporter, giving the protein MAVLTPPDGERHDPYAALRVPAFRWFVVSLMAMTIGVQIQGIAVAWQLYAATNDPLALGLAGLAEVLPFLALSLPAGHWADRHDRRWLSLLGICVLVLCAALFLGMTVALHATGVAGVTVGATRWSSPAAIYAVLAVSGVSRAILQPARQALGTMIVPPALYANAATWRSSIWQFASVLGPAIGGLLFAFAGALVTYVVVFTLLLLAWWAMSLVRAPDGATAQQRALVGRTGAGILEGVRFVLRDRLVLAALSLDLFAVLFGGATALLPVFTKTVLHVSPEWLGYLRAAPAVGAVTMALLIAHQPPMTRAGRTLLLAVGTWGLSIIGFALSRNVWLSCALLAMGGAVDSVSVVIRSTLLQARTPPHLMGRVMAVNSIFIGSANEIGAFESGLTARLFGAVNSVLIGGVATLAVVVSMAVLSPTLRRLERIDAAPQG; this is encoded by the coding sequence ATGGCGGTGTTGACACCGCCGGACGGCGAGCGCCACGACCCGTACGCCGCGCTGCGCGTTCCCGCGTTCCGCTGGTTCGTGGTGAGCCTGATGGCGATGACGATCGGGGTGCAGATCCAGGGCATCGCGGTGGCGTGGCAGCTCTACGCGGCCACCAACGACCCGCTGGCCCTGGGGCTGGCCGGCCTGGCGGAGGTGCTGCCGTTCCTCGCGCTCTCGCTGCCGGCGGGGCACTGGGCCGACCGGCACGACCGCCGCTGGCTGTCGTTGCTCGGCATCTGCGTGCTGGTGCTCTGCGCCGCGCTCTTCCTCGGCATGACGGTCGCGCTGCACGCCACCGGTGTGGCCGGCGTCACGGTCGGGGCCACGCGCTGGAGTTCGCCGGCCGCGATCTACGCCGTGCTGGCGGTGTCGGGCGTGTCACGCGCGATCCTGCAGCCGGCGCGCCAGGCGCTGGGGACGATGATCGTGCCACCGGCGCTGTATGCGAATGCGGCCACCTGGCGCAGCTCGATCTGGCAGTTCGCCTCGGTGCTCGGGCCTGCGATCGGCGGGCTGCTGTTCGCCTTCGCCGGCGCGCTGGTGACGTACGTGGTGGTGTTCACGCTGCTGCTGCTGGCCTGGTGGGCGATGTCGCTGGTGCGTGCGCCGGATGGCGCGACGGCGCAGCAGCGCGCGCTGGTGGGCCGCACCGGTGCGGGCATCCTCGAAGGGGTGCGCTTCGTGCTGCGTGACCGGCTGGTGCTGGCGGCGCTGTCGCTCGATCTCTTCGCGGTGCTGTTCGGGGGCGCCACGGCGCTGCTGCCGGTGTTCACGAAGACCGTGCTGCACGTGTCGCCCGAGTGGCTGGGCTACCTGCGCGCCGCGCCGGCGGTCGGCGCGGTGACGATGGCGCTGCTGATCGCGCACCAGCCGCCGATGACCCGCGCAGGTCGCACGCTGCTGCTGGCGGTGGGCACGTGGGGGCTCAGCATCATCGGGTTCGCCCTGTCACGCAACGTGTGGCTGAGCTGCGCGCTGCTGGCGATGGGCGGGGCGGTGGACAGCGTGAGCGTGGTGATCCGGTCCACGTTGCTGCAGGCCCGCACGCCGCCGCACCTGATGGGGCGTGTGATGGCGGTGAACTCCATCTTCATCGGCAGTGCCAATGAAATCGGGGCGTTCGAGAGCGGCCTGACCGCGCGGCTCTTCGGTGCCGTCAACAGCGTGCTGATCGGCGGCGTGGCGACGCTGGCGGTGGTGGTGTCGATGGCCGTGCTCTCGCCCACGCTGCGGCGACTGGAGCGCATCGACGCGGCGCCGCAGGGATGA
- a CDS encoding M3 family oligoendopeptidase: MPPSLPQSPADLADATWPEIAAYYDALAAEPPTRETAREWLRRWSLLEELVNEASSQSLIAYTGNTADSAAEARYLRFVTEVQPNAEERQTGLARLLLATGIDDADLVTLLREFRTTVSNFREANVPRFAQVEELSAAYQKLAGGLSVTIDGKVLTIPQLQPLLESEERSARERAFRAGAEAYLSHRDEMSDLFERMYVLRQDVAREAGFADFQAFSYAAKHRYDYTADDVARFHDAVAEVVTPAAARVHAYRRERLGVDSVRPWDLAVDPDGLAPLRPFRDTTDFVAASSRIFAALDPELGSRFADMARDGLLDLESRPNKAPGGYCTTLHHRKQPFVFMNAVGVSDDVTTLVHEAGHCFHAYLASGQELIWQRGTGSEAAELASMSMELLAAPLFALPVGYYTPDQARRAQAAHLEDVLLALPHIASVDAFQRWIYTSGQGHDRDARDAAWLALRARFEHGVDWSGLERERTARWYRQLHIFELPFYYIEYGIAQLGALQVWKRSLTDPAGALAGYKSALRLGGTRPLPELYAAAGARMIFDADGMRELIGLVEDRLETLRGSTVS; this comes from the coding sequence ATGCCGCCCTCCCTACCGCAGTCCCCGGCCGACCTGGCTGACGCCACCTGGCCGGAGATCGCCGCGTACTACGACGCCCTCGCCGCCGAGCCCCCCACGCGGGAGACGGCGCGCGAATGGCTGCGCCGGTGGTCGCTCCTGGAGGAGCTGGTCAACGAGGCCTCGTCGCAGTCGCTCATCGCCTACACCGGCAACACCGCGGACAGCGCCGCCGAGGCGCGCTACCTCCGCTTCGTGACCGAGGTGCAGCCGAACGCGGAGGAGCGGCAGACGGGGCTGGCGCGCCTGCTGCTCGCCACCGGCATCGACGATGCCGACCTGGTCACGCTGCTGCGCGAGTTCCGCACCACGGTCTCGAACTTCCGTGAGGCGAACGTGCCGCGCTTCGCGCAGGTCGAGGAGCTGAGCGCCGCCTACCAGAAGCTGGCCGGTGGCCTGAGTGTCACGATCGACGGCAAGGTGCTGACCATCCCGCAGCTGCAGCCGCTGCTGGAGTCGGAGGAGCGCAGCGCACGCGAGCGCGCCTTCCGCGCCGGTGCCGAGGCGTATCTCTCGCACCGCGACGAGATGTCGGACCTGTTCGAGCGGATGTACGTGTTGCGCCAGGACGTGGCGCGCGAGGCGGGCTTCGCCGATTTCCAGGCGTTCTCGTATGCCGCGAAGCACCGTTACGACTACACCGCCGACGATGTCGCGCGCTTCCACGACGCGGTGGCCGAGGTGGTGACGCCGGCCGCGGCGCGTGTGCATGCCTACCGCCGCGAGCGGCTCGGCGTGGACTCGGTGCGGCCCTGGGACCTGGCGGTCGATCCCGATGGCCTGGCACCGCTGCGGCCGTTCCGCGACACGACGGACTTCGTGGCCGCCAGCAGCCGCATCTTCGCCGCGCTGGACCCGGAACTCGGCTCCCGGTTCGCCGACATGGCGCGCGACGGGCTGCTCGACCTCGAGAGCCGGCCGAACAAGGCGCCCGGTGGTTACTGCACCACGCTGCACCACCGGAAGCAGCCGTTCGTGTTCATGAACGCGGTGGGCGTCTCGGATGACGTGACGACGCTGGTGCACGAGGCGGGGCACTGCTTCCACGCCTACCTGGCCTCGGGGCAGGAGCTGATCTGGCAGCGCGGCACGGGGTCGGAGGCCGCGGAGCTGGCGAGCATGTCGATGGAGCTGCTGGCGGCACCGCTCTTCGCGCTGCCGGTGGGCTACTACACGCCGGACCAGGCCCGTCGCGCGCAGGCGGCGCACCTCGAGGACGTGCTGCTGGCGCTGCCGCACATCGCGAGCGTGGATGCCTTCCAGCGCTGGATCTACACCAGCGGCCAGGGGCATGACCGCGATGCCCGTGACGCCGCCTGGCTGGCACTGCGGGCGCGGTTCGAGCACGGGGTGGACTGGTCAGGACTCGAGCGCGAGCGCACGGCGCGGTGGTACCGCCAGCTCCACATCTTCGAGCTGCCGTTCTACTACATCGAGTACGGCATCGCCCAGCTGGGCGCGCTGCAGGTCTGGAAGCGCAGCCTCACCGATCCCGCCGGCGCGCTGGCGGGCTACAAGTCGGCGCTGCGCCTGGGCGGCACGCGACCGCTGCCGGAGCTCTACGCCGCCGCCGGGGCGCGCATGATCTTCGATGCCGACGGGATGCGTGAGCTGATCGGGCTGGTCGAGGATCGACTCGAGACGCTGCGCGGTTCGACCGTCTCTTGA